GGCCTGCTCGCCGTCGAGGGTCACCTTCCCGGCCGGGAGCCTGAGCTTGGCCGCCTTGTCGTCGATGGGCTTCGAGAGGCAGATCTCGACGCCGTCGAGGGCGTCGACCATCTCCTTGAAGCCGTGGAAGTCGATGACCATGTGGTGATCCATGCGGATGTTCGTCATCCGCTCCACGGTGCGCACGGTGCAGGCCGAACCGCCCACCTGGAAGGCGTAGTTGAACATCGCGAACATCGGCTCGCTGCGGCGGCCGTCGGAGCGGCGGCAGCCGGGGACGTCGACCATGAGGTCCCGGGGTATCGAGACGGCGGTGGCGCTGCGGTGGTCGGACGACAGGTGCAGCAGGATCGTGGTGTCGGAGCGCTCGGTGCCGGAGTCCTTGCCGTAGCGGCGGTTGCCGGAGCCGGCCCGGGAGTCGGAGCCGATCACGAGGATGTTCTGGGCGCCGCGCACGAGCGAGGTGGGGCGCTCCTTCTCGTACCGGGCGAGCTCCGCCGCGGCGGCCTCGTCCGGGGTGATGTTGGAGTCGAGCTTGGCGTACACGCCCCAGGCGACGCCCCCCGCGACGACGACCACGAGCCCGACCCCGATCGCCCCGCGCCGGACCCAGCGCCGCACAAGCCCCTTCCTGCTGGCCGACGCCCCCCGGTGCGCATCTGCGGTGTCGGTCACGGCTGTGTCCACCCCTCATTGCGTACAGCGTGTGGTGTGGGCTGCTGTTACGACCATCGCGTGGATGGGGGGTGGGGGGTGGGTCGTGGTGGGCCGAACGGGTGAGGTTCGTGGGGCCTGGCTTGCCAGGGGCTACCTCGCCGTCGCCGTCACTCGTTCCGCCTCGATCCGCTTGGCCAGGGACTCCTCGCCCAGTTCGTCGAGGTGCCGGCACAGGACCACCGAGCCGCCGGTCGCCAGCGCCGCGTACAGGCCGGCGGCGAGGCCCTCCCAGGTGTCGTACGGCAGGGCCGACAGGATCCGTGAGCCCGGACCCGTGAGCCCCAGGGCCGGCGCCTCCGCCCGGGCGCGCTCGACCAGCTCGGCGGCGCTGAACTCCCGGCCCGCCACGATCAGCGCCGGGTCCTCGGGGTCGACCGGGGCGTACGGCGCGAAACGGTCACCCTGGCTCGGCACCTCGACCGCGTAGTCGGCGAAGCCGGCCGGCGGCTGCGGGAAGCGGCCCCCGAGCGGCCGCAGCGCGAGCGCGACCCGCTCCCCGCGGCACGCCCGCGCGGCCTCCAGGTCGTCCGGCCCGCTCACCACCACGTCGGCCGTCGCCGGGTCCCCGCCCACGTC
The DNA window shown above is from Streptomyces chartreusis and carries:
- a CDS encoding TIGR03089 family protein, translating into MNATDRTPADLLRSALAADPGRPLVTFYDDATGERVELSVATFANWVAKTANLLQGDLGAGPGDRVTVLLPTHWQTAVWLLACSSVGTIADVGGDPATADVVVSGPDDLEAARACRGERVALALRPLGGRFPQPPAGFADYAVEVPSQGDRFAPYAPVDPEDPALIVAGREFSAAELVERARAEAPALGLTGPGSRILSALPYDTWEGLAAGLYAALATGGSVVLCRHLDELGEESLAKRIEAERVTATAR
- a CDS encoding LCP family protein, coding for MTDTADAHRGASASRKGLVRRWVRRGAIGVGLVVVVAGGVAWGVYAKLDSNITPDEAAAAELARYEKERPTSLVRGAQNILVIGSDSRAGSGNRRYGKDSGTERSDTTILLHLSSDHRSATAVSIPRDLMVDVPGCRRSDGRRSEPMFAMFNYAFQVGGSACTVRTVERMTNIRMDHHMVIDFHGFKEMVDALDGVEICLSKPIDDKAAKLRLPAGKVTLDGEQALGYVRARKSLGNGSDTDRMDRQQRFLAALVHKAQSNDVLLNPVRLYPVLDAATSSLTTDPALANLRGLYELARGVRDIPTERVQFLTVPRESYVYNANRDQLVEPEAERLFERLRIDAPVEVMNSTEKSQGSPRGSSHKRSSGEDQKSGTKGSDEPGGSTSPAPTFRGSTAAENPCG